GGCTCAATGAAAATATAAAATACACGGTAGCCTACACATAACATTTATCCACATAATTACAGCAAATGTAAAGCTATAAACGTCAAATGCCACTCGGGTACTCTTTCGGGAATGTAAGTTGCTGCGGACAAGGTAGGAGTACCTCATCGGGATTATAAAGCGCAAGCCGACCGAGGTGATGTCTCCACCGGCAAGAATTGAGGGCTGACCCGGTGTTTGGCTTGGAGATGGGGGTGGGATTTCCCGATCTTTCCTGTCATTGGTTAATATTTTATTCTGTTGACATGTTTTCTTACTGCTAATGCTTCCGACACCTTCTTGTCCACCCCCTTCTCCTCGAGTCTGCCTGGAGCTGTCAAAACCACGCCTATAGAGGCCCACAATTGGTCCAGAAAGCGTAAAATCAGCAATCAAAGGGGCTTGGTTCATTAGTGTTGGGATCGAGGCAGGAAGGACATGTGAGATAGTCACAGTTCTACAGTGAACGGGGCAACATCTCACCATTTCAACTCCGCGTCCGCGTGGAATGATTGCTTTAGCTTTTCGAGAGAGACATCTTATTTTTCAGAGAGCGACCggtggagagacagggaagccGATTCCGCTCATAGCTTTGTTATAGCCTTTTCACTTTAACTGATAATATTGCGGGACTCTGTGGAAGTACCAGCATCGGGAGTTTACGCAGTAGTTTAAGAACTACCATTCCGGTTTTTACTTAAATACGCCCTGAGTGCCTTCACAATTCAGAATTACTTCTGTAGGCTGTTTATTGCAAAATACATTTATCTGGAGACGGACCTACAGATTTCTTGCTGGGGTTTTGTACCACTGTATATTATTTCACTATTATTTTTGGATGCACCGATGAGAGATCCAGTTTTTACAGGGACTGCCATGGCTTATCACCCTTTCCACGCTCACCGGCCGACCGACTTCCCTATGTCAGCTTTTCTAGCGGCCGCGCAGCCTTCCTTCTTTCCGGCGCTCACTTTGCCTCCAGGGGCACTCACAAAGCCGATTTCGGACCACGCTCTCGCTGGAGCCGCAGAAGCAGGGCTCCATCCGTCTTTGAGCCACCACCATCAGGCGGCTCACCTCCGCAGTCTTAAGAGCCTGGAACCCGATGAAGAGGTAGATGACGACCCAAAAGTCACACTGGAAGCCAAGGATCTATGGGATCAGTTTCACAAAATAGGAACAGAGATGGTTATAACCAAATCTGGAAGGTAAGAGTATGATTCAAATATGTGACATATTACATGCATGTACATATTACGTATACCCGAGTATTCGTGGTAAAAGCTTCACATTTTGTTTCACAAAATATCTAACAGAAGAGTGGTTgacaaaagaaacaaaacaagtaATTCAGTTCAGGGCCTAACCCACCAACTCAACGCATGTTTTTGTGACCTCTTTTACCAATGAAAATCGAGTTCATTAATCATCTAAATAGTGTTAAAACAAAGAATATTGTTTTAAAAGGCTACTATATTTGTTTTTTCTATATGCTACGGTTAAAAAGTAGATTGAAGTCTTATCGGTTTGTTAAACAATAGCTTATTGATTCTCCGTAAAATAGGCTATCAATTGCACCTTTTAAGAAATGGTCGATCATCAAAAGTGTAGGCAATTGGTAAGTGGTGCATAACATAACCTACTTGCAAACGTGTATATAAACAAAAtatgctaaataaataaatacatttaataatCTGTCATGACAGTTGAGCTTCTGGATTTGTAAACAGACTGTCACTTGAAAAAGTGGATTGGGATTCTGATTAAGTGGGGCTAATAGTGCAATGACATTTAGCTGAAATCAGACGTATCCACATTCACATTGAAATAGGTAAATCAAGCCCACCATACATTTAATATAGAACTGGCATACTTTGTTTGGGGTATTGCTAATCATTTGCTGAAAATTTAATTAATGTAGGCTATTAAATGTTTTTTATCTTCTGGCAATGTAGGCTACATGGAATttacaaaaaaaagatttatattttgtcattaatgttTTGTGTAGGTGTATTACTTTGAAACACATTGTTTATGAACCACTGAGCTAATTCCACTCTGACATATTTCTCTTTCAGGAGAATGTTCCCCCCTTTTAAAGTGCGAATCAATGGTCTTGATAAAAAAGCGAAGTATATTCTCTTGATGGACATAGTCGCTGCCGATGACTGCCGCTACAAGTTCCACAACTCGCGCTGGATGGTAGCTGGGAAAGCCGACCCTGAGATGCCCAAGCGAATGTACATTCACCCGGATAGTCCAGCAACGGGAGAACAGTGGATGGCCAAGCCTGTTGCTTTTCATAAACTGAAGCTCACAAATAATATATCGGACAAGCATGGATTTGTAAGTACTCGACTTTATACGTCCACATACGCACGAATCCCGTTTGCTCAATCCATGAGTAACCCAATTAAGATATTAGCTAtgtaatatgcaatatgagttaATATTAGATGCTAGATTATGTTAATGTGATGTTAATGATTTATGCTTTATGATATGGTAGCCTACAATTTTCACTTAAGATGGTTAACTGGATATTTACCAAATATTCTGACAATGTGACACTTCCATTTTTATTGCAACTGCTTACTGAGGCCTATATATGTTTTCAAATACCCCTGTAGAATATTATTAGTCTGACATATTATTAGTGCGACATATTCTTGACATAGGCTACTGTTTATATATTGCATGCATTACGTAGTCTACATGTAGTCGCTATTCATGCATTATTCGAGACGATCAGGAGTCATGAATGCATGATTGGATAAAGCATCAGAAATCGGGTCAAGGAGACGGAGCAGGCATGGAGTTCGCATGGATAGGCGAGCCTCCATACAGAGCACGTTTTGACGTCTGGGTTGATATCTTCATTTCGACTTATCTTGACTGAGTGTGTAACAAAAACAATGTGTGCATGCACTCGGGGGTCTCTGGACGTTTCGCCGCCGTATCGCCAACCTGATATGCTGTATTTTCAGACTGTAAAAATAGGCTAGTGAAGGGAAATGATTAATGCTAAGAAAGTAAATACATAGAAGCCATCGTTACAGTGCGTCTTCAACTCTCCTGCGCCGACTGTAAACAAATCTAACCATTTACATGCCAGACGAAGTACTTGCAATAGGCTATGTTGCTGACATTATTTTGAAATATTCAGCCTAGGCCTGATTTGTCGAGAATGACAATGTCCAGTCTTATAATTCACATAGGGAACAATGACTAAGTAAACAATATTAGAGTCgacaaaaaacattttgtaaCTAAATACTCTGCGCTACAGATAATTGTTTCGTTTACTGCTTGATAAGCCTATCATCTACAATAAAACCACCAAATCTACATATCAAGCAAAACATATTGGCCTAACTCCTCAATGCATACGACAACAGGTGTGATTAAAGGCCCAAACTTAAAATGCATAGTGGTTGAACAGTAAATAAATCTGTAGGCCTAGTGAAGTCCGTTGCATtgaaatgtgtatttgttttccTCAGACGATTTTGAACTCCATGCACAAATACCAACCAAGATTCCACATCGTGAGAGCCAACGACATCCTGAAACTCCCTTACAGCACTTTCAGGACATATGTATTTCCTGAGACCGACTTTGTTGCAGTCACAGCTTATCAAAACGACAAGGTAAGCACGCATATAGTAACAGTTAACGTTTGAGTCCCAACAAAACCAAACATTACTTTGCACAATATCTTTGTATTTCTCCTACAAGGGGTTAAAATTAGGAGCCATTTTGTTCTGTTTGctgttttttgctttgttccagtaCGCTTAGCCAATTTGTAAGATGAATTGAGAAACCTTTACCTTTAGTCCTATAGATATGTTCATGAGCAGTCATCAGGTATAGGCAAAGTAAAATCGGTGTTTGATTTAGATGACAATCGCTCTGTCTTTAATTGTGGTCTGTCCATTCTTAAAATATTACTTGCCTTTGTCAAAATGTTCAAACTTGTATGATTACTTTGACACAACTTATGTTCAGATCAAAATCCATTCGGTTGTGTCTATAGCACCAACATGTCAATTGTAGATCCATACTTTACCAATAGTGTAGGCTACTCAAAACAAATAGTGATAATTTGATTAAAAGTGTGATTCTGGGGTTTCCGAAATCGTGACAGTAATATATTTGATGGTAATATTATTATATTGGACGGATTTTCTCGTTAAGCCAATTGGTGATCGTGTTCGGGGTGCATTGGTGGTCTTGTTGCTATCGTAAAATTTATGGCAAAGAGTCACAATCGATTAGAAGGCACTTAAGCCCGTCAGTTTGTCCGCGAGCTACACAGTATCTGAGGCCGTGCAATCAAAGCGTGACAGATGGTAAACGCAAGGCAAGAAAGCTGTGGGCTCCCTGATTGGTCAATTCACGAATTCCTCAAGAGTTCCATACAAGGTGAAGAGAGGAAAACACGGGCCTCTCGAGTTGATCCAATTCGGTAAGCAAAATTCGGGTATAGGCGATGTAGGGCCTACACTGCTGCAACACTGTAACTGGCTGCCTCCTACACTATCCAACTGGCTACTGCAGTAGTGATCCAAACCACATTATTAATTATTGATAAAACAGTCATCTGTTGAAGTTATCCACTTTCCCTTTCTGGCTGAAAGATAGGCTGTCTATGGAGAAATATTAAGTCGCCAATTTTTTTATGGGGCTCCTGAGAATAATGTCTCGCCATCAAGCTGATCAATAATTTAAAATATACCGTGTCTTCATTTACAACTAGTAGGCTATGTTTGGTGTTTAACAGACCGCATTGGTGAGAGAATTTCAGAATAAATTAAGTCACATGATCCATAGGCCAAGCTTGCAAACCTATGACATTACCTATATGTCAATTGGCTACTTTCTTCATCATATGTTCATTTTTAACTTATATAACTTTTTTTAATTGTAACATTTTGTtgtctttcttcctcccccctcccctctctctctagatAACACAGCTGAAGATAGACAACAATCCTTTTGCCAAAGGATTCAGAGATACCGgaaatggaaggagagagaaaaggtatAGCACATACACTACAATATTTCTAGAACTACATAATATAGTTTCAAGTTTGTCATTTAATTTAGTCCCAACATCACTTTGAGGAAATTATGACAATTAAAATAAGATGCAGAATGTCAAACGACTTTAGCCATGGCTTGCACATGATCTCCTGAATTTGATTATTGAAGATTGTCTAAATACTTTAACTAAAAATCCCAACTCAATTATAGGAAGCAGTTGACCCTTCCATCACTTCGCATGTATGACGATCAATGCAAGGCGGACCGAGATGGGGGTGATTCGGACGCCTCTTCGAGTGAGCCAACAGCCGGCAGAGACACTGTCCACTCACCCTCAGGACCTGTGTCGAGCCCACTAAGATTAAGTCGAACCAGTCGAGGTAAGAAACAGGAATTTATCCTCAAATAGGTGGTCCTATGTAGGCCAGAAATTGGACTGTAAGCAATGTGTAGCCTTGTGTTTTTACAATAGTGAAGGGTTAATTAAGCACACTCAAGTATCCTAATATAaactgtattgttaatgttatgTATTACTCCTCCATAATATTTCATAATTTGTGGTTTTcgaccaaaaaaaacattttagattAATAAGAAAAGGTTCAATTAACCTGCAGGCTAACTGGAATTAGGTCTCCAACCTTTGACATGGCTAAAGGCTAACATAGGCAGACAAAATCATTTTGCAGTTTAGTTTATGAATGAGAACACTATAGGGCACAACTATTTTAGCTCAAAAATAATTCCCATAGACGTTTCAAAATAGTGTTTGCAAATGTAATTGTGTATTCATAATTTGACATGACTCTTTGCCACAACTTTTGCTAAAAATAAAACACGACATGTGTTGACATGTGGGAAGGAAATGGTCCAACAGGGCTTGTTAACACTAAATCATGACTGAACACAAAATTGTTATACTTGAATGGTGCGTTTGAGAATAGCCttttcatttcaatattttACCCTCTGCCGTTTCAAGTTATTTTTCCCCATTAGCCAATGAAGACAATAGGCCATAAATCCTTATATTATTTGTAATATTCATAACTAGGTGAGATTTGCCACTTCTCAATCTTTGATATATTGTCTATTGACTTACTTTCTATTGTGTTTAAATTTAAATGTCATCAGATGAAAAAACGGGCACTGACAGTGAGCAAGAACTTGACCCTGAGCGGTGTACTGGATCGAACAGCCCGGGACCAGAGCCGCCATCCCCATTCAACTCGAGATGCGAGGACCGAATTAGGGACAGGCCTAATCATGAAAAGAAGGACGAATATTCGGACGCCAGGAAGCACAATGACTCTATATTCAGCATAAGGAACCTCGAGAAAGATAAAACGGAGAGCAGGCACAGGAAAGACGCCACTGATTTGTCCAAAAAGGACTCGGATAACGGTGGCATAAGCGCGAGCAAGGAAGGGTTCTCCCCACTGATGGTCCAAACGGAGAGCCCTTCACACTTCACTGCGAGCCATTTACAAAGCCTCGCTCTGTCTGGCTTGCACAGTCAGCAGTTTTTTAACCCTTTAAACACCGGATCACCACTGTTGTTTCACCCCGGACAGTTTGCCATGGGCCCGGGAGCATTTTCTGCCATGGGCATGGGGCACCTTTTGGCCTCGGTATCGGGAACAAGTGGTTTGGAAAATGGCAGCCTCTCCGCCGTTGCAGGGGGTACCCCGAACCCATTTCCTTTCCATCTATCTCAGCATATGCTGGCCTCTCAGGTAAGAGACGATCAGATTATTTTCTGAATGAATGTGGCGTAGACCCTACCCTAAAAGGGTACTGTTCTACTTAAACATGCAACAGTCTGATCTTACTGTAGAATAGCCTATGTGAGGTGCGTAATTCACAAAATAAGTGCGTGTCAAACAGAATCAAAGGTCTGCTAGCCAACTAAACACCGCATGTTTTAAAGGTTTCGCAAGCTTTTCGGACAGTGTACTAACTACAATCTTTCCTCTGATTTTAGGGCATTCCAATGCCGACTTTCGGTGGCCTGTTTCCTTATCCATACACCTACATGGCGGCCGCAGCAGCCGCGGCATCTGCCCTTCCCGCCACTAGCACCGCTAGCTCACTCTCAAGGAATCCTTTCCTGAGCAACTCGCGTCCTCGTCTCCGATTCAACCCGTACCAGATCCCCGTGTCCATTCCTCAGAGTACTAACCTACTCACCACTGGCTTGCCAGGTGGCCTAAACCCAGGCTCCGAGTCATCGAAATCCGGCAGCAGGGAAACAAGTCCCGCACCTGAACACCATAACCACAAAGCAGGCTCGAGTGTGAGGAACGGCTCCCCCAAAGCAGCCCTGAAGGACTCCATCAACGAACTCCAGAACATACAGAGACTAGTAAGCGGCttggagagccagagagagagatctcctTCGAGAGACTCTCCGAAGTAATTTGAGTTGGAATTATAATTCCACAAGACTTTGCTTGAAATATCACTTTTCGTTTTGTAGGTCCAGGACATTACACCAAAAggcttttttccttttttgtttTGCTTCCGGCCTTAGGAGAGAGTAACCTACCCTCACTGCTAGGTCAAATGTTTTGGGGTAGCCCACCCTTTGTTTAACAGACAGACAACTGTCACAATTCAATAATACAA
The genomic region above belongs to Osmerus eperlanus chromosome 11, fOsmEpe2.1, whole genome shotgun sequence and contains:
- the tbx2b gene encoding T-box transcription factor TBX2b, which produces MRDPVFTGTAMAYHPFHAHRPTDFPMSAFLAAAQPSFFPALTLPPGALTKPISDHALAGAAEAGLHPSLSHHHQAAHLRSLKSLEPDEEVDDDPKVTLEAKDLWDQFHKIGTEMVITKSGRRMFPPFKVRINGLDKKAKYILLMDIVAADDCRYKFHNSRWMVAGKADPEMPKRMYIHPDSPATGEQWMAKPVAFHKLKLTNNISDKHGFTILNSMHKYQPRFHIVRANDILKLPYSTFRTYVFPETDFVAVTAYQNDKITQLKIDNNPFAKGFRDTGNGRREKRKQLTLPSLRMYDDQCKADRDGGDSDASSSEPTAGRDTVHSPSGPVSSPLRLSRTSRDEKTGTDSEQELDPERCTGSNSPGPEPPSPFNSRCEDRIRDRPNHEKKDEYSDARKHNDSIFSIRNLEKDKTESRHRKDATDLSKKDSDNGGISASKEGFSPLMVQTESPSHFTASHLQSLALSGLHSQQFFNPLNTGSPLLFHPGQFAMGPGAFSAMGMGHLLASVSGTSGLENGSLSAVAGGTPNPFPFHLSQHMLASQGIPMPTFGGLFPYPYTYMAAAAAAASALPATSTASSLSRNPFLSNSRPRLRFNPYQIPVSIPQSTNLLTTGLPGGLNPGSESSKSGSRETSPAPEHHNHKAGSSVRNGSPKAALKDSINELQNIQRLVSGLESQRERSPSRDSPK